GCGGACCCGGCCGCCCTCGATGACCTCCTCGGTCTGCCAGGGATAATGGGTGTCGCAGGCATAGGTCAGGTTGGGCGTGGCGGCGGCGGCGTGGGTCATCGCCATCAGGCTGATGCCCATGTGCGAGTTGGAGTGCATGGACAGGCCGAGGCCCCAGGTGTCGCAGATCCGCGCGAGGTCGGCCGTGGCGCGCAGGCCGCCCCAATAGTGGTGGTCGGCCAGGACGATGCGCACGGCGCCCAGCCGGATCGTTTCCGGGAAATGGGCGAAGGCGACCGTGCACATGTTGGTCGCGAGCGGCAGGGAGGTCGCGTTCTGGATCAGGCCCATGGCCGGGATGCTGAAGGTCGGGTCCTCCAGGTATTCGAGCAGGGGCTCCAGGCGCGGCAGGAGGCGGATCGTGGTGTGCACGTGCCAGTTGCCGTTGGGATCGATGCGGAGCGGGGTGCCGGGAAAGGCCTCGCCGACCGCCTCCAGCGCCTCGATCTCCTGCTCGGGCGGGAACGCGCCGGCCTTGAGCTTGATCGAGCCGAAGCCGTATGCGCCGCACATGCGCTTGGCCTCGCCGACCAGCTGCTCGGGCGTGATCACCTCGCCCCATTCGTCCTCGAGGTCCGGCCGGTCGATATGCCGGCCCTTCTTGAAGAACAGATAGGCGCTGAACGGCACGCTCTGGCGGACGGCGCCGCCCAGGAGGTCGCAGAGCCGCGTGTCGGTCCCCTTGCCGAACGCGTCCATCATGGCGACCTCGAAGGCGCCGACCAGACGCGCCTCGATCCGCTCGTTGCCGCGCCGGAAGAAGGGATTGTCGGCCTCGGGTTTGTCCTTGGCGACCTCGGCCACGACCCGGCGCAGGCCGTTGACGTCCAGCACCTCCATGCCCTTCAGCCTGGGCGCGATCGCCTGCATGGGATGGAGGAAGCGCTCGTCGCCGTAGCTCTCGCCCAGCCCCGTCACGCCGCCCTCGACGTCGACCTCGATGATGCTGCGCAGGGCGTAGGGCTCGTGGATGCCCATGGCGTTGAGCAAAGGCGGATCGCGAAAGGCGATCGGCGTGACGCGGACGTCGGTGATGCGCGGCATGAACGGGATCCCTGAAGCGCTCGGCGTTGGTCGGGCGTCGCGGACGAGCGCAAGGGCCCGCGCGCCTTGTCTCGCTGGCGGCTACGCGCCCAGCACCGGCGCGGGCGCCGGCCGCTCCTCGCCATAGGCCTCGGATGCCGCCAGAAGCCGCTGCGTGTAGGGATGATGCGCCTCGCTCCGGGCCAGGGCGTCGGAGGTCAGCTCCTCGACGATCGTGCCGGCGTCCATCACGGCCAGGCGCTCGCACATATGGGCGATCACGCCGAGATCGTGGCTGACCAGGAGATAGGTCAGGCCGCGCGTTTCGCGCAGATCGGCCAGAAGGTTGAGGATTTCCGCCTGGACCGAGACGTCCAGCGCCGAGGTCGGTTCGTCCAGCAGGAGCACGTCGGGCTCCAACACGAGCGCGCGGGCGATCGCGATGCGCTGGCGCTGGCCGCCCGAGAGCTGGTGCGGGTAGCGCCAGCGGAAGGCGGCGGGCAGACCGACCGATTCGAGCGCGCCGCGCACGCGCTCCTCGGCCCGGTCGAGCTTGTGGATCTGGATCGGCTCCATCAGCTGGCGCTGCACGGTCTGGCGCGGATGCAGCGAACCGTAGGGGTCCTGGAAGACCATCTGGACCCGGCGGTAGAAGCTACGGTCGCGCTTCGCTTCGAGCGTCCTGCCGTCGATCGCGATCACCCCGCCACGGGTCGGGACCAGGCCGGCGATGGTGCGCAGGATGGTGGACTTGCCGCAGCCGGACTCGCCGACCAGGCCGAACGACTCGCCGCGCCGCGCCTCGAAGCTCACGCCGTCGACCACCACGACGCCGCCCGGCTCCGGCCCGTAGGCGACCTTCAGGTTCTCGACCGTGATCACGATACGGCCTCCGGCTCGGCTTGGCGCCAGGATTCCTCGCGGCGCAGGACCGCGAGGCGCTCGCGGCGGTCATGGATGCGGGGCAGGGAGGCGAGCAGGCCCTTTGTGTAGGGATGCTGCGCGCGGTCGAGCTCGGAGGCCGGCAGCTCCTCCAGCACGCGGCCGGCATACATGATCAGGACGCGGTCGCAGAACCGGCGCACGAGGTTGAGGTCGTGGCTGATGAAGATGAGGCCGAGGCCGCGCGCCTTGACCAGGCCGTCGAGGAGCTGCAGCACCTCCATGCGCACCGTGACGTCGAGCGCCGAGGTCGGCTCGTCCGCGATCAGCACCTCCGGGCCGGAGACCAGCATCATCGCGATCATGATGCGCTGGCCCATGCCGCCCGAGACCTCGTGCGGGTAGAGCTTGTAGACACGCTCGGGCTCGCGCAGGCGCACCGCCGTCAGCATCTCGATCGCCTTGGCCTTGGCGCCCTTGCCGCCGTGATGCAGGCGGAACGCCTCGGCGATCTGCTCGCCGACCGTGACGACCGGGTTCAGCGAGTATTTCGGGTCCTGCATGATCAGCCCGATGCGCCGGCCCCTGACGTGGACCATGGTCCTTTCCGGGGCGTGCAGCAGGTCGATGTCGTGGAACGACAGCCGATCGGCCGTGGCGCACGCGCTCGACGGCAGCAGCCGCATGATCGAGCGTCCGGTCAGGGACTTGCCGGAGCCGGACTCGCCGACGATGCCCAGCTTCTCGCGGCCGAGGTCGAAGGAGACGCCGCGCACCGCTTCCTGCCAGCCATGGTCGGACGGGAACGCGACCCGGAGGTTGCGGACCTGGACCAGGGGGGACGACGTATCGGTCATGAATGCCTCGGGTCCAGGGCGTCGCGCAGCGCGTCGCCCAGCAGGTTGAAGGCGAGCCCGGTCACGAGGATCGCGATGCCCGGCATGGTCACCAGCCACCAGCTATCCAGCATGAAGCGCCGCCCGGTCGAGACCATCGCCCCCCATTCCGGCAAAGGCGGCTGCGCGCCCAGGCCGAGAAAGCCCAGGCCCGCCGCGGTCAGGATGATGCCGGCCATGCTGAGCGTCACGCGCACGATGACCGAGGGCAGGCACAAGGGGACGATGTGGCGAAGGACGATGCGGGCGGGCCTGGCGCCCATCAGGCGCACGGCGGCGATGTAGTCGCTCTTGCGCAGGGTGAGCGTCTCGGCGCGGGCCAGGCGCGCGATCGGCGGCCAGGCGGTCAGCGCGATCGCGATGATGGCGTTCTCGATGCCGGGGCCCAGCGCGCTGACGAAGGCGAGCGCCAGGATCAGGCTGGGAAAGGCCAGGAACAGGTCGGTGACACGCATGAGCGCCGCATCGACCCAGCCGCCGGCATAGCCCGCCGTGCAGCCGATCGCGAGGCCGATGGGGGCCACGATCACGCTGACCAGGATCACGATCATCAGCGTGATGCGCGAGCCGTAGACGATGCGGCTCCAGATGTCGCGGCCGAGCTCGTCCGTGCCCAGCCAGTGAACGTCGCCCGGAGGCTGCAACGTGTTGCCGAGATCCTGGAGATAGGGCGGGAAGGTGGCGAGCCAGGGCGCCGTGATCGCCATCAGGATCAAGAGGACGATGACCGCGAGGCCGGCGAGGCCGAGCGGATTGGCGGCGAAGCGGCGCCAGGTCCGCCACAGCGCCTGCATGCCGGCCTGGAACGCCGTGTCGGCGCTCTCGGCGCGCAGCCAGCTCCTATGGGGAAGGGTGGTCGTGCTCATCG
Above is a genomic segment from Geminicoccaceae bacterium SCSIO 64248 containing:
- a CDS encoding enolase C-terminal domain-like protein encodes the protein MPRITDVRVTPIAFRDPPLLNAMGIHEPYALRSIIEVDVEGGVTGLGESYGDERFLHPMQAIAPRLKGMEVLDVNGLRRVVAEVAKDKPEADNPFFRRGNERIEARLVGAFEVAMMDAFGKGTDTRLCDLLGGAVRQSVPFSAYLFFKKGRHIDRPDLEDEWGEVITPEQLVGEAKRMCGAYGFGSIKLKAGAFPPEQEIEALEAVGEAFPGTPLRIDPNGNWHVHTTIRLLPRLEPLLEYLEDPTFSIPAMGLIQNATSLPLATNMCTVAFAHFPETIRLGAVRIVLADHHYWGGLRATADLARICDTWGLGLSMHSNSHMGISLMAMTHAAAATPNLTYACDTHYPWQTEEVIEGGRVRFEQGSVTLPDGPGLGVTLDKDALARLHEQYTTCGIRKRDDGHQMQKYEPGWSPIRPRY
- a CDS encoding ABC transporter ATP-binding protein — encoded protein: MVITVENLKVAYGPEPGGVVVVDGVSFEARRGESFGLVGESGCGKSTILRTIAGLVPTRGGVIAIDGRTLEAKRDRSFYRRVQMVFQDPYGSLHPRQTVQRQLMEPIQIHKLDRAEERVRGALESVGLPAAFRWRYPHQLSGGQRQRIAIARALVLEPDVLLLDEPTSALDVSVQAEILNLLADLRETRGLTYLLVSHDLGVIAHMCERLAVMDAGTIVEELTSDALARSEAHHPYTQRLLAASEAYGEERPAPAPVLGA
- a CDS encoding ABC transporter ATP-binding protein, with the translated sequence MTDTSSPLVQVRNLRVAFPSDHGWQEAVRGVSFDLGREKLGIVGESGSGKSLTGRSIMRLLPSSACATADRLSFHDIDLLHAPERTMVHVRGRRIGLIMQDPKYSLNPVVTVGEQIAEAFRLHHGGKGAKAKAIEMLTAVRLREPERVYKLYPHEVSGGMGQRIMIAMMLVSGPEVLIADEPTSALDVTVRMEVLQLLDGLVKARGLGLIFISHDLNLVRRFCDRVLIMYAGRVLEELPASELDRAQHPYTKGLLASLPRIHDRRERLAVLRREESWRQAEPEAVS
- a CDS encoding ABC transporter permease — translated: MSTTTLPHRSWLRAESADTAFQAGMQALWRTWRRFAANPLGLAGLAVIVLLILMAITAPWLATFPPYLQDLGNTLQPPGDVHWLGTDELGRDIWSRIVYGSRITLMIVILVSVIVAPIGLAIGCTAGYAGGWVDAALMRVTDLFLAFPSLILALAFVSALGPGIENAIIAIALTAWPPIARLARAETLTLRKSDYIAAVRLMGARPARIVLRHIVPLCLPSVIVRVTLSMAGIILTAAGLGFLGLGAQPPLPEWGAMVSTGRRFMLDSWWLVTMPGIAILVTGLAFNLLGDALRDALDPRHS